The Musa acuminata AAA Group cultivar baxijiao chromosome BXJ1-3, Cavendish_Baxijiao_AAA, whole genome shotgun sequence genome window below encodes:
- the LOC103979293 gene encoding mannosyltransferase APTG1 isoform X3 produces MEQKMSDHGRPTPRRRQRPEEKEEEDKISSSSGKSVAAKGTPWWSEKRIWAAALAFRAVNALLIQTYFNPDEHWQSLEVAHRVVFGYGHLTWEWKKGIRSYLHPLVFALLYKVLGFLRLDTPWFMAKAPRLLQSLFASIGDVYMYKLSKLIFDEHVARWALFCQLMNWFMFFCITRTLSNSLETVLTVVGLFYWLASSGSSKQLSVASRKLGLFIAALACAVRPTSAITWLYVGVLYLIRTQSRLHFLFFEVVPIGFNFFSSGGDYYGTHPWHWYFTQGFPSMLLTFLPYAVIGILKSKEWSISGLIAWVLGIYSVLGHKEFRFVLPVLPIALIFSGYSLSVMSKPDLLDMKRRKSRPGNKCPSRVQLAVLFLVATNVPMALYMSSIHQRGSEDVMIYLSKEAHKGKVRSILFLMPCHSTPYYSTLHHDLPMRFLDCTPSDTKGILDESDRFMIDPLGFVMSMFTNSSLPSHIVLFSSEEKQLRELLISYSFDEIKRFFHAHFKVDRDLQASVVVYALT; encoded by the exons ATGGAGCAGA AAATGAGCGACCATGGGCGACCAACACCAAGACGCCGGCAACGGCcggaggaaaaggaggaggaggacaagatCTCTTCTTCTTCGGGTAAATCTGTTGCTGCCAAGGGTACGCCGTGGTGGTCGGAGAAGAGGATCTGGGCGGCTGCGCTTGCCTTCCGAGCCGTCAATGCGCTGCTGATCCAGACCTACTTCAACCCGGACGAGCACTGGCAGTCGCTCGAGGTTGCCCACCGCGTCGTCTTTGG GTATGGTCATCTCACCTGGGAGTGGAAGAAAGGAATTCGCAGCTACCTCCATCCTTTGGTCTTCGCTCTCCTCTATAAAGTCTTGGGTTTCCTTCGCTTGGACACCCCCTGGTTCATG GCGAAGGCTCCACGGCTGCTGCAGTCCTTGTTTGCATCCATTGGAGATGTGTACATGTACAAGCTCTCAAAACTGATCTTTGATGAGCATGTAGCAAGATGGGCA CTCTTTTGTCAATTGATGAATTGGTTTATGTTCTTCTGTATTACACGGACATTGTCAAATAGCTTGGAGACAGTGTTAACTGTAGTGGGATTATTCTATTGGCTCGCTTCAAGTGGTTCCTCAAAGCAACTTTCTGTGGCGTCAAGAAAGCTGGGTTTGTTCATAGCAGCACTGGCATGTGCAGTTCGGCCTACTAGTGCTATCACATGGTTGTACGTCGGTGTGCTGTATCTGATTAGGACGCAGTCCAGATTGCACTTCCTCTTTTTTGAGGTAGTTCCCATAGG gttcaattttttttcttctggagGGGACTACTATGGCACCCATCCATGGCATTGGTATTTCACCCAAGGATTTCCGTCCATGCTTTTAACCTTTCTACCATATGCTGTAATAGGCATACTTAAATCAAAAGAGTGGAGTATTTCAGGTCTAATTGCTTGGGTCTTAGGGATTTATAGTGTGCTCGGCCACAAAGAGTTCAG GTTTGTGCTTCCAGTGCTGCCAATAGCTTTGATATTCTCTGGCTATTCATTATCAGTGATGTCAAAACCGGATCTTCTGgatatgaaaagaagaaaatcCCGACCTGGCAATAAGTGTCCATCGAGAGTGCAACTGGCTGTGTTGTTCCTTGTTGCAACTAATGTTCCAATGGCATTATATATGAGTTCAATTCATCAG AGAGGAAGTGAAGATGTGATGATTTATCTATCAAAAGAAGCCCATAAAGGAAAAGTGAGGAGTATTTTATTTCTAATGCCCTGCCACTCCACACCTTATTACTCCACTCTACACCATGACCTGCCAATGCGGTTTTTGGACTGCACGCCAAG TGACACTAAAGGGATATTGGATGAGTCAGATCGTTTTATGATAGATCCACTTGGCTTTGTCATGTCCATGTTCACGAATTCATCATTACCCAGTCACATAGTATTATTCAGTTCTGAAGAAAAACAACTCCGTGAACTTCTTATCTCGTATTCCTTTGATGAG ATTAAAAGATTCTTCCATGCCCATTTTAAAGTGGACCGGGATCTACAAGCATCAGTGGTTGTTTATGCTCTAACGTAA
- the LOC135627827 gene encoding uncharacterized protein LOC135627827 isoform X1 encodes MRAVKAKVEGWRGWGRGRGKSGCCSFKRITVVACCVNLVAALVVLRSFDTSFFLFPSYGFNGNFFSVDQVERIEESIRVRREAESVELVRAVRKLSKELSREQKRGLNLPQNVKQKLANEILQRLQGDNVDTNVTKQRETVDLWRIEKLEEVRRVTTSKSNIDSSISYQEAKMLKRVLESNWLMLLEGIGLWIPADVIHTEHNDKPKDEQDLEEIIPGRPLPPECHAELHTDYDGAAVRWGLTHHKDSAADCCQACLDQAKHPKPGEKKCNIWVYCPSEFGCYSPDIYEHKHQECWLKQAEKPRLNFKDKYSKSYRKKHPNAPIVVPWMSGVVGA; translated from the exons ATGAGGGCGGTGAAGGCGAAGGTGGAAGGATGGCGAGGGTGGGGGAGGGGCCGCGGCAAGTCTGGCTGCTGCTCTTTTAAGCGGATCACCGTCGTGGCTTGCTGTGTCAACCTCGTCGCGGCGCTCGTCGTGCTCCGATCTTTCGACACCTCGTTCTTCCTCTTTCCCTCGTATGGGTTCAACGGGAATTTTTTTTCCG TGGATCAGGTTGAGAGGATAGAAGAATCGATTAGGGTGCGAAGAGAAGCGGAGTCTGTGGAGCTCGTTAGAGCG GTGAGGAAACTGAGTAAGGAGTTGTCCAGAGAACAGAAGAGGGGATTGAATTTGCCGCAAAATGTGAAGCAGAAGCTGGCGAATGAGATTCTGCAGAGGCTGCAAGGTGACAATGTCGACACCAATGTGACAAAACAACGAG AAACAGTGGACTTATGGCGAATTGAGAAACTAGAAGAAGTTAGAAGGGTGACAACTTCAAAATCAAATATAGATTCAAGCATCTCTTACCAGGAAGCAA AGATGTTGAAAAGAGTGTTGGAGTCTAATTGGCTTATGCTCTTGGAAGGAATTGGGCTCTGGATTCCAGCTGATGTTATTCACACTGAACACAATGATAAACCTAAAGATGAGCAGGATCTTG AGGAGATAATTCCTGGTCGACCACTGCCTCCTGAATGCCATGCTGAGCTTCATACTGATTATGATGGAGCTGCTGTTAGATGGGGGCTTACCCACCATAAAGACAGCGCTGCTGATTGTTGTCAGGCTTGCTTAGATCAGGCCAAACATCCAAAGCCAGGGGAAAAGAAGTGCAATATATGGGTTTACTGCCCGTCAGAGTTTGGGTGCTATTCACCAGATATATATGAACACAAACATCAGGAGTGCTGGCTGAAGCAG GCCGAAAAACCTCGGTTGAACTTCAAAGATAAGTATTCCAAATCTTACAGGAAGAAACACCCCAATGCACCCATAGTCGTGCCATGGATGTCAGGTGTTGTGGGTGCATAA
- the LOC135627827 gene encoding uncharacterized protein LOC135627827 isoform X3: MGSTGIFFPVERIEESIRVRREAESVELVRAVRKLSKELSREQKRGLNLPQNVKQKLANEILQRLQGDNVDTNVTKQRETVDLWRIEKLEEVRRVTTSKSNIDSSISYQEAKMLKRVLESNWLMLLEGIGLWIPADVIHTEHNDKPKDEQDLEEIIPGRPLPPECHAELHTDYDGAAVRWGLTHHKDSAADCCQACLDQAKHPKPGEKKCNIWVYCPSEFGCYSPDIYEHKHQECWLKQAEKPRLNFKDKYSKSYRKKHPNAPIVVPWMSGVVGA; this comes from the exons ATGGGTTCAACGGGAATTTTTTTTCCG GTTGAGAGGATAGAAGAATCGATTAGGGTGCGAAGAGAAGCGGAGTCTGTGGAGCTCGTTAGAGCG GTGAGGAAACTGAGTAAGGAGTTGTCCAGAGAACAGAAGAGGGGATTGAATTTGCCGCAAAATGTGAAGCAGAAGCTGGCGAATGAGATTCTGCAGAGGCTGCAAGGTGACAATGTCGACACCAATGTGACAAAACAACGAG AAACAGTGGACTTATGGCGAATTGAGAAACTAGAAGAAGTTAGAAGGGTGACAACTTCAAAATCAAATATAGATTCAAGCATCTCTTACCAGGAAGCAA AGATGTTGAAAAGAGTGTTGGAGTCTAATTGGCTTATGCTCTTGGAAGGAATTGGGCTCTGGATTCCAGCTGATGTTATTCACACTGAACACAATGATAAACCTAAAGATGAGCAGGATCTTG AGGAGATAATTCCTGGTCGACCACTGCCTCCTGAATGCCATGCTGAGCTTCATACTGATTATGATGGAGCTGCTGTTAGATGGGGGCTTACCCACCATAAAGACAGCGCTGCTGATTGTTGTCAGGCTTGCTTAGATCAGGCCAAACATCCAAAGCCAGGGGAAAAGAAGTGCAATATATGGGTTTACTGCCCGTCAGAGTTTGGGTGCTATTCACCAGATATATATGAACACAAACATCAGGAGTGCTGGCTGAAGCAG GCCGAAAAACCTCGGTTGAACTTCAAAGATAAGTATTCCAAATCTTACAGGAAGAAACACCCCAATGCACCCATAGTCGTGCCATGGATGTCAGGTGTTGTGGGTGCATAA
- the LOC135627827 gene encoding uncharacterized protein LOC135627827 isoform X2 produces MRAVKAKVEGWRGWGRGRGKSGCCSFKRITVVACCVNLVAALVVLRSFDTSFFLFPSYGFNGNFFSVDQVERIEESIRVRREAESVELVRAVRKLSKELSREQKRGLNLPQNVKQKLANEILQRLQGDNVDTNVTKQRVDLWRIEKLEEVRRVTTSKSNIDSSISYQEAKMLKRVLESNWLMLLEGIGLWIPADVIHTEHNDKPKDEQDLEEIIPGRPLPPECHAELHTDYDGAAVRWGLTHHKDSAADCCQACLDQAKHPKPGEKKCNIWVYCPSEFGCYSPDIYEHKHQECWLKQAEKPRLNFKDKYSKSYRKKHPNAPIVVPWMSGVVGA; encoded by the exons ATGAGGGCGGTGAAGGCGAAGGTGGAAGGATGGCGAGGGTGGGGGAGGGGCCGCGGCAAGTCTGGCTGCTGCTCTTTTAAGCGGATCACCGTCGTGGCTTGCTGTGTCAACCTCGTCGCGGCGCTCGTCGTGCTCCGATCTTTCGACACCTCGTTCTTCCTCTTTCCCTCGTATGGGTTCAACGGGAATTTTTTTTCCG TGGATCAGGTTGAGAGGATAGAAGAATCGATTAGGGTGCGAAGAGAAGCGGAGTCTGTGGAGCTCGTTAGAGCG GTGAGGAAACTGAGTAAGGAGTTGTCCAGAGAACAGAAGAGGGGATTGAATTTGCCGCAAAATGTGAAGCAGAAGCTGGCGAATGAGATTCTGCAGAGGCTGCAAGGTGACAATGTCGACACCAATGTGACAAAACAACGAG TGGACTTATGGCGAATTGAGAAACTAGAAGAAGTTAGAAGGGTGACAACTTCAAAATCAAATATAGATTCAAGCATCTCTTACCAGGAAGCAA AGATGTTGAAAAGAGTGTTGGAGTCTAATTGGCTTATGCTCTTGGAAGGAATTGGGCTCTGGATTCCAGCTGATGTTATTCACACTGAACACAATGATAAACCTAAAGATGAGCAGGATCTTG AGGAGATAATTCCTGGTCGACCACTGCCTCCTGAATGCCATGCTGAGCTTCATACTGATTATGATGGAGCTGCTGTTAGATGGGGGCTTACCCACCATAAAGACAGCGCTGCTGATTGTTGTCAGGCTTGCTTAGATCAGGCCAAACATCCAAAGCCAGGGGAAAAGAAGTGCAATATATGGGTTTACTGCCCGTCAGAGTTTGGGTGCTATTCACCAGATATATATGAACACAAACATCAGGAGTGCTGGCTGAAGCAG GCCGAAAAACCTCGGTTGAACTTCAAAGATAAGTATTCCAAATCTTACAGGAAGAAACACCCCAATGCACCCATAGTCGTGCCATGGATGTCAGGTGTTGTGGGTGCATAA
- the LOC103979293 gene encoding mannosyltransferase APTG1 isoform X1, whose product MEQKMSDHGRPTPRRRQRPEEKEEEDKISSSSGKSVAAKGTPWWSEKRIWAAALAFRAVNALLIQTYFNPDEHWQSLEVAHRVVFGYGHLTWEWKKGIRSYLHPLVFALLYKVLGFLRLDTPWFMAKAPRLLQSLFASIGDVYMYKLSKLIFDEHVARWALFCQLMNWFMFFCITRTLSNSLETVLTVVGLFYWLASSGSSKQLSVASRKLGLFIAALACAVRPTSAITWLYVGVLYLIRTQSRLHFLFFEVVPIGILVLAMSCLLDWWMYGSFTIVPLNFLRFNFFSSGGDYYGTHPWHWYFTQGFPSMLLTFLPYAVIGILKSKEWSISGLIAWVLGIYSVLGHKEFRFVLPVLPIALIFSGYSLSVMSKPDLLDMKRRKSRPGNKCPSRVQLAVLFLVATNVPMALYMSSIHQRGSEDVMIYLSKEAHKGKVRSILFLMPCHSTPYYSTLHHDLPMRFLDCTPSDTKGILDESDRFMIDPLGFVMSMFTNSSLPSHIVLFSSEEKQLRELLISYSFDEIKRFFHAHFKVDRDLQASVVVYALT is encoded by the exons ATGGAGCAGA AAATGAGCGACCATGGGCGACCAACACCAAGACGCCGGCAACGGCcggaggaaaaggaggaggaggacaagatCTCTTCTTCTTCGGGTAAATCTGTTGCTGCCAAGGGTACGCCGTGGTGGTCGGAGAAGAGGATCTGGGCGGCTGCGCTTGCCTTCCGAGCCGTCAATGCGCTGCTGATCCAGACCTACTTCAACCCGGACGAGCACTGGCAGTCGCTCGAGGTTGCCCACCGCGTCGTCTTTGG GTATGGTCATCTCACCTGGGAGTGGAAGAAAGGAATTCGCAGCTACCTCCATCCTTTGGTCTTCGCTCTCCTCTATAAAGTCTTGGGTTTCCTTCGCTTGGACACCCCCTGGTTCATG GCGAAGGCTCCACGGCTGCTGCAGTCCTTGTTTGCATCCATTGGAGATGTGTACATGTACAAGCTCTCAAAACTGATCTTTGATGAGCATGTAGCAAGATGGGCA CTCTTTTGTCAATTGATGAATTGGTTTATGTTCTTCTGTATTACACGGACATTGTCAAATAGCTTGGAGACAGTGTTAACTGTAGTGGGATTATTCTATTGGCTCGCTTCAAGTGGTTCCTCAAAGCAACTTTCTGTGGCGTCAAGAAAGCTGGGTTTGTTCATAGCAGCACTGGCATGTGCAGTTCGGCCTACTAGTGCTATCACATGGTTGTACGTCGGTGTGCTGTATCTGATTAGGACGCAGTCCAGATTGCACTTCCTCTTTTTTGAGGTAGTTCCCATAGG GATTCTAGTGCTTGCCATGTCATGCTtgttggattggtggatgtatggATCCTTCACCATTGTGCCTCTTAattttcttaggttcaattttttttcttctggagGGGACTACTATGGCACCCATCCATGGCATTGGTATTTCACCCAAGGATTTCCGTCCATGCTTTTAACCTTTCTACCATATGCTGTAATAGGCATACTTAAATCAAAAGAGTGGAGTATTTCAGGTCTAATTGCTTGGGTCTTAGGGATTTATAGTGTGCTCGGCCACAAAGAGTTCAG GTTTGTGCTTCCAGTGCTGCCAATAGCTTTGATATTCTCTGGCTATTCATTATCAGTGATGTCAAAACCGGATCTTCTGgatatgaaaagaagaaaatcCCGACCTGGCAATAAGTGTCCATCGAGAGTGCAACTGGCTGTGTTGTTCCTTGTTGCAACTAATGTTCCAATGGCATTATATATGAGTTCAATTCATCAG AGAGGAAGTGAAGATGTGATGATTTATCTATCAAAAGAAGCCCATAAAGGAAAAGTGAGGAGTATTTTATTTCTAATGCCCTGCCACTCCACACCTTATTACTCCACTCTACACCATGACCTGCCAATGCGGTTTTTGGACTGCACGCCAAG TGACACTAAAGGGATATTGGATGAGTCAGATCGTTTTATGATAGATCCACTTGGCTTTGTCATGTCCATGTTCACGAATTCATCATTACCCAGTCACATAGTATTATTCAGTTCTGAAGAAAAACAACTCCGTGAACTTCTTATCTCGTATTCCTTTGATGAG ATTAAAAGATTCTTCCATGCCCATTTTAAAGTGGACCGGGATCTACAAGCATCAGTGGTTGTTTATGCTCTAACGTAA
- the LOC135627836 gene encoding uncharacterized protein LOC135627836 codes for MSLTGKIFFQKTYYEVLSVKEDASYDEIKVSYKSALLNSHPDKLHKKYDASRDHHELDFLEVQKAWEVLSDSKSRANYNKELQASRLELEIPANEVELGDMSVKTVGDLQELFYECRCGDYFSITSLELREMGILLDMESVHLSVDSKPASVLIPCGSCSLKIRLSIDHSP; via the coding sequence ATGTCTCTTACCGGCAAAATCTTCTTCCAAAAGACATATTATGAGGTCTTGTCAGTCAAAGAAGATGCGAGTTATGATGAGATCAAAGTAAGTTACAAATCCGCCCTTCTAAATTCTCATCCTGATAAGCTGCACAAGAAATATGATGCATCTAGGGATCATCATGAGCTAGATTTCCTAGAGGTGCAGAAGGCATGGGAAGTCCTTTCGGATTCCAAGTCTAGGGCAAACTATAACAAGGAGTTGCAAGCTTCGAGGCTGGAACTGGAGATTCCGGCCAATGAAGTTGAATTGGGGGATATGTCTGTTAAGACCGTCGGTGATCTGCAGGAGCTCTTCTACGAATGTAGATGTGGTGACTATTTCTCAATCACCTCATTGGAGCTCAGAGAGATGGGCATTTTATTGGATATGGAGAGTGTGCATTTATCTGTTGATTCAAAGCCAGCTTCAGTTCTCATTCCTTGTGGCTCTTGTTCACTGAAGATTCGTCTAAGTATAGATCACAGTCCTTGA
- the LOC103979294 gene encoding uncharacterized protein LOC103979294, whose protein sequence is MRPMSSSASPRGIAAIVGVGPRLGRSVARKFAHEGYSVAILARDLGKLSWLADEIAREAKAQVFAIRIDCADPKSVREAFEGVLSLGSVEVLAYTACEAPHATCQPTRFTDVAVESFVRSLAESAVGAFHCAQQVIPGMLERGRGTIIFTGSSASIRGFAGYCELSCGKFALRGLAQCLAREFQSSGIHIAHVIIDGVVGAPRIHGSSKGGQETASLDPDAVAQTYWHIHVQEKGAWAQEMDLRA, encoded by the exons ATGCGGCCGATGTCAAGCTCAGCTTCCCCAAGAGGCATCGCCGCCATCGTCGGCGTCGGCCCCAGGCTCGGCCGCTCCGTCGCCAGGAAGTTTGCTCATGAGGGCTACTCCGTCGCCATTCTCGCCCGGGATCTCG GTAAACTATCTTGGTTGGCCGACGAGATCGCCCGGGAAGCCAAGGCCCAGGTGTTCGCCATCCGCATCGACTGCGCGGACCCCAAGTCGGTGCGCGAGGCCTTCGAGGGCGTGCTCTCGCTCGGCTCCGTCGAGGTGCTCGCCTACACGGCATGCGAGGCGCCCCACGCGACGTGCCAGCCCACGAGATTCACCGACGTCGCCGTCGAGTCCTTCGTGCGCTCCCTCGCGGAGTCCGCCGTCGGGGCTTTCCACTGCGCCCAGCAG GTGATTCCCGGGATGCTGGAGAGGGGTCGAGGCACCATAATCTTCACTGGTTCTTCGGCGTCCATTCGTGGCTTTGCAGGCTACTGTGAACTAA GTTGTGGGAAGTTTGCTCTGAGGGGATTGGCGCAGTGCCTCGCAAGAGAGTTCCAATCATCTGGCATCCACATCGCGCATGTAATCATCGATGGGGTGGTCGGTGCACCAAG AATCCATGGATCATCAAAAGGAGGGCAAGAGACAGCGTCCCTGGATCCAGATGCAGTGGCACAGACCTACTGGCACATTCACGTCCAAGAGAAGGGCGCATGGGCGCAGGAGATGGACCTGAGAGCTTGA
- the LOC103979293 gene encoding mannosyltransferase APTG1 isoform X2 codes for MSDHGRPTPRRRQRPEEKEEEDKISSSSGKSVAAKGTPWWSEKRIWAAALAFRAVNALLIQTYFNPDEHWQSLEVAHRVVFGYGHLTWEWKKGIRSYLHPLVFALLYKVLGFLRLDTPWFMAKAPRLLQSLFASIGDVYMYKLSKLIFDEHVARWALFCQLMNWFMFFCITRTLSNSLETVLTVVGLFYWLASSGSSKQLSVASRKLGLFIAALACAVRPTSAITWLYVGVLYLIRTQSRLHFLFFEVVPIGILVLAMSCLLDWWMYGSFTIVPLNFLRFNFFSSGGDYYGTHPWHWYFTQGFPSMLLTFLPYAVIGILKSKEWSISGLIAWVLGIYSVLGHKEFRFVLPVLPIALIFSGYSLSVMSKPDLLDMKRRKSRPGNKCPSRVQLAVLFLVATNVPMALYMSSIHQRGSEDVMIYLSKEAHKGKVRSILFLMPCHSTPYYSTLHHDLPMRFLDCTPSDTKGILDESDRFMIDPLGFVMSMFTNSSLPSHIVLFSSEEKQLRELLISYSFDEIKRFFHAHFKVDRDLQASVVVYALT; via the exons ATGAGCGACCATGGGCGACCAACACCAAGACGCCGGCAACGGCcggaggaaaaggaggaggaggacaagatCTCTTCTTCTTCGGGTAAATCTGTTGCTGCCAAGGGTACGCCGTGGTGGTCGGAGAAGAGGATCTGGGCGGCTGCGCTTGCCTTCCGAGCCGTCAATGCGCTGCTGATCCAGACCTACTTCAACCCGGACGAGCACTGGCAGTCGCTCGAGGTTGCCCACCGCGTCGTCTTTGG GTATGGTCATCTCACCTGGGAGTGGAAGAAAGGAATTCGCAGCTACCTCCATCCTTTGGTCTTCGCTCTCCTCTATAAAGTCTTGGGTTTCCTTCGCTTGGACACCCCCTGGTTCATG GCGAAGGCTCCACGGCTGCTGCAGTCCTTGTTTGCATCCATTGGAGATGTGTACATGTACAAGCTCTCAAAACTGATCTTTGATGAGCATGTAGCAAGATGGGCA CTCTTTTGTCAATTGATGAATTGGTTTATGTTCTTCTGTATTACACGGACATTGTCAAATAGCTTGGAGACAGTGTTAACTGTAGTGGGATTATTCTATTGGCTCGCTTCAAGTGGTTCCTCAAAGCAACTTTCTGTGGCGTCAAGAAAGCTGGGTTTGTTCATAGCAGCACTGGCATGTGCAGTTCGGCCTACTAGTGCTATCACATGGTTGTACGTCGGTGTGCTGTATCTGATTAGGACGCAGTCCAGATTGCACTTCCTCTTTTTTGAGGTAGTTCCCATAGG GATTCTAGTGCTTGCCATGTCATGCTtgttggattggtggatgtatggATCCTTCACCATTGTGCCTCTTAattttcttaggttcaattttttttcttctggagGGGACTACTATGGCACCCATCCATGGCATTGGTATTTCACCCAAGGATTTCCGTCCATGCTTTTAACCTTTCTACCATATGCTGTAATAGGCATACTTAAATCAAAAGAGTGGAGTATTTCAGGTCTAATTGCTTGGGTCTTAGGGATTTATAGTGTGCTCGGCCACAAAGAGTTCAG GTTTGTGCTTCCAGTGCTGCCAATAGCTTTGATATTCTCTGGCTATTCATTATCAGTGATGTCAAAACCGGATCTTCTGgatatgaaaagaagaaaatcCCGACCTGGCAATAAGTGTCCATCGAGAGTGCAACTGGCTGTGTTGTTCCTTGTTGCAACTAATGTTCCAATGGCATTATATATGAGTTCAATTCATCAG AGAGGAAGTGAAGATGTGATGATTTATCTATCAAAAGAAGCCCATAAAGGAAAAGTGAGGAGTATTTTATTTCTAATGCCCTGCCACTCCACACCTTATTACTCCACTCTACACCATGACCTGCCAATGCGGTTTTTGGACTGCACGCCAAG TGACACTAAAGGGATATTGGATGAGTCAGATCGTTTTATGATAGATCCACTTGGCTTTGTCATGTCCATGTTCACGAATTCATCATTACCCAGTCACATAGTATTATTCAGTTCTGAAGAAAAACAACTCCGTGAACTTCTTATCTCGTATTCCTTTGATGAG ATTAAAAGATTCTTCCATGCCCATTTTAAAGTGGACCGGGATCTACAAGCATCAGTGGTTGTTTATGCTCTAACGTAA